A genomic region of Candidatus Omnitrophota bacterium contains the following coding sequences:
- a CDS encoding GNAT family N-acetyltransferase has product MQTKLTRILAFLLCFLLIFEQSGFAQVAGQLDIAGSLSLLRNTLIPDVYRPLHLRYLSFDSLNNNFNILVDKGSLKDHSNQELEDSGKILLDYFLIGLTLPNESFWVNLRPDAEDDIIDDNLAQTEIGKIMLASDVELKKDTARFTSPQTPEGKEYWDKLYKKAGELFGSEEVTIPTLTRPWIIPDEIIIRETKDSAYIYKATLKVCLEQDYLKNSATYNFKDDRLKELNEYASQLIRDLIIPKLTKEINTSKRYAQLRQVYYSLIMAQWFKSRFSSQNNPYSKLIDRNVITSNLASKESWSKSTYFEAYQKSFKDGEYNIKDSVNTLYGQVIRSYFSGGISGIAPNMPPFGAETFTDPKTGARITLSPSNGTISEIFRKGKKFLFPLLVLLSLTEASGAAQPEFKVKVLEEPPKITALAAIPASKPAPSINKKELFAKDLINLGIKAQNDPAALRQVFQLIPKLEQIIRSKTTNKEQERIRYIALDLLFRLVKYPDTFAFKYESSPVVHAFERLFSALVKLEEEGVTVEDLGRLPYSHLEWFAENGYVFAINALVDTYKSTSKDSVLWRRSALALHNLLYNYPHQREKLVGLLTPDISLQKQVVNILSKNESRGAKEFIKQHPDFGYLILYHLRNDRKFIDSIRQDKSMPVELRAYALGLTCLLLDQNLTEINKIIKGEDWQYLAEKFFRESGSNKIQNILREDLVLAGEPKLQSYFLMFAILMNSEPLLPKESGETTMLLKAASSFRLNAYIEGAYSVGVMGLNRIGYSYQTFWSFAHEAMHKLLYSKGFNQTLTNQNMAAMHEFLCDIYGFKSLRSIIGDNNLFNDAVKRITANSKYEKHSANWENKPNDKSIEDTHTPGRAALARIIRSNPQGVNWDRIFRISVEVLNELRSDFQQDEVPYSTFNRFATEIESRYNKGKNDLRGGQTKAVIGLKVTPTNKNEDHALEGDVTREDVEAIQRLADSSGARRIALPKDIVKELEDKFGPGRINGAEVIVVAEPFMKRLDGRSINGPVRLGNRIFIGDQYLAGHNNDLRLILAGLGHEAMAKWVAEMHSEISPEDAHELARQMEDILRVEQKEDVARKKTGNVWPVRGNELYIRQIASYLAMVNKETEKKSYEKLQEAFGNPNNEYLVYLENGEVAGFITCVKEVYGDRVYLSVFDILVFSRFRDKGIGRGLWSAAREYAQKIGAQKIVVKAILPQAKGFWDRIFEEERKNGTPLAYLGLGAIVEVYLSRDLWEEEAGRDDRRAIEGIFWSVNNSRTFDELYELARKGEVELEKTKLGSNLVDILIIAQACPLDIVGQQAELILERLSSNSKKIVLKEAKRILNSSDWYSDKEKDGSKRVVSLLSQKSKIIESPELERNVVPEAKLIQATKSFGGIDFRHLPIVTQAISSLSVNIGNPSASRLNDINLNSEWREIENLVNSGIVPSSDRIKEYLQASCYKGNIDRDIDKVISCIADILRMEEERCCATDSGLKDILVVIDSAVSEQDLRVALLGKRI; this is encoded by the coding sequence ATGCAGACAAAACTTACTAGAATACTCGCTTTTTTGCTTTGTTTTTTGCTTATATTTGAGCAATCCGGTTTTGCCCAGGTAGCCGGACAGCTGGACATTGCCGGGAGTCTGTCTTTATTGCGCAATACGTTAATTCCTGATGTTTATCGTCCCCTGCACTTAAGATATCTTTCCTTCGACAGCCTAAACAACAATTTTAATATACTCGTTGATAAAGGAAGCCTTAAAGATCATTCCAATCAGGAGTTAGAGGATTCAGGTAAAATACTTTTAGATTATTTTCTTATCGGATTAACCCTTCCTAATGAGAGCTTCTGGGTGAATCTGCGTCCTGACGCCGAAGACGATATTATTGATGACAACCTTGCTCAGACCGAAATCGGCAAGATCATGCTTGCTTCAGACGTTGAGCTTAAAAAGGATACTGCACGATTTACTTCTCCACAGACACCTGAAGGAAAAGAGTATTGGGACAAACTTTACAAAAAAGCAGGGGAGCTTTTTGGTTCAGAGGAAGTTACTATCCCAACATTAACCCGCCCTTGGATAATTCCCGATGAGATTATTATCCGTGAGACTAAAGACTCAGCTTATATCTACAAGGCAACTCTTAAGGTTTGCTTGGAACAGGATTATCTTAAGAATTCAGCAACTTATAACTTTAAGGATGACAGGCTAAAAGAATTAAATGAATACGCATCCCAATTGATCAGGGATTTGATTATCCCAAAGTTAACCAAAGAGATTAATACTTCAAAGCGCTATGCCCAGTTAAGACAGGTTTATTATTCTCTTATCATGGCGCAGTGGTTTAAGTCGAGATTTTCCAGCCAAAATAATCCGTATTCCAAGCTGATAGATAGGAATGTTATTACTTCAAACCTTGCTTCCAAAGAATCCTGGTCAAAATCTACTTATTTCGAAGCTTACCAGAAATCATTCAAAGACGGTGAATACAATATTAAAGATTCGGTAAATACACTCTACGGGCAGGTAATAAGGAGTTATTTCTCGGGGGGTATTAGCGGGATCGCGCCAAATATGCCCCCTTTTGGCGCAGAGACTTTTACTGATCCTAAAACAGGGGCTCGCATAACTTTGTCCCCATCCAACGGAACAATATCCGAAATCTTCAGGAAAGGAAAAAAGTTTTTATTTCCTTTGTTGGTATTGTTATCTTTAACAGAAGCATCCGGCGCTGCCCAGCCAGAGTTTAAAGTAAAGGTTTTGGAAGAGCCACCTAAGATTACGGCGCTAGCAGCAATACCTGCAAGCAAACCTGCGCCATCGATAAATAAGAAGGAGCTTTTCGCAAAGGATCTGATTAATCTTGGAATCAAGGCTCAAAATGATCCTGCTGCGTTAAGGCAAGTTTTTCAATTAATCCCCAAGCTTGAACAAATTATCCGTTCCAAAACGACCAATAAGGAGCAGGAAAGAATAAGATACATAGCTTTAGATTTACTATTTCGTTTGGTTAAGTATCCAGATACATTTGCCTTCAAATATGAAAGCTCTCCGGTGGTCCATGCTTTTGAGAGGTTATTTAGTGCATTGGTGAAGTTAGAAGAAGAAGGCGTTACAGTTGAAGATCTCGGACGGCTTCCGTATTCTCATCTTGAATGGTTTGCGGAGAATGGCTATGTTTTCGCGATAAATGCCCTAGTAGATACTTATAAATCGACATCTAAAGATAGTGTATTGTGGCGTAGGTCTGCATTAGCGCTGCATAATCTTTTGTACAATTATCCCCATCAAAGAGAAAAACTAGTAGGCTTATTGACTCCAGATATTAGCCTGCAAAAACAAGTCGTTAATATTCTGTCAAAAAATGAAAGCCGGGGAGCAAAAGAATTTATTAAACAACACCCTGATTTCGGATATCTTATTTTGTATCACTTAAGAAACGATCGTAAATTCATAGATAGTATAAGGCAAGATAAATCAATGCCTGTTGAATTAAGAGCTTATGCTTTGGGATTAACCTGTTTGCTTTTAGACCAAAACTTAACAGAAATAAATAAAATCATTAAAGGAGAAGATTGGCAATATTTAGCAGAAAAATTCTTCAGGGAAAGCGGAAGCAATAAAATACAGAATATTTTGCGCGAAGACTTGGTATTGGCTGGAGAGCCAAAATTACAATCATATTTTCTAATGTTCGCAATCCTTATGAATTCGGAGCCTCTTTTGCCTAAAGAGAGCGGAGAAACGACAATGTTGTTGAAGGCAGCGTCTTCATTCCGGCTTAATGCGTATATAGAAGGAGCTTATTCTGTCGGTGTAATGGGATTAAATAGGATAGGTTATTCCTACCAAACTTTTTGGTCTTTTGCGCATGAAGCAATGCATAAATTGCTTTATTCCAAAGGATTTAATCAGACCTTAACTAATCAAAACATGGCTGCTATGCATGAATTTTTATGCGATATTTATGGATTTAAATCTTTAAGATCCATAATAGGCGATAATAATTTATTCAATGATGCCGTTAAAAGAATAACAGCTAATTCAAAATATGAAAAGCATTCTGCCAATTGGGAAAATAAGCCTAATGATAAGAGCATTGAAGATACCCATACTCCTGGCAGAGCAGCGCTTGCAAGGATAATCCGTAGTAACCCTCAAGGCGTAAATTGGGACCGGATTTTTAGAATATCGGTTGAGGTGTTAAATGAGTTAAGGAGTGATTTCCAGCAGGATGAAGTTCCTTATAGCACTTTTAATCGGTTTGCTACAGAGATAGAAAGTAGATATAACAAAGGGAAGAATGATCTTCGAGGAGGCCAGACAAAAGCAGTCATTGGTTTAAAAGTTACGCCTACTAATAAAAATGAAGATCATGCTCTGGAAGGTGATGTTACAAGAGAAGATGTTGAGGCAATACAAAGATTAGCAGATTCAAGCGGAGCCAGGCGTATAGCTTTGCCTAAGGATATAGTTAAAGAGCTGGAAGATAAATTTGGCCCGGGAAGGATTAATGGCGCTGAAGTAATAGTTGTAGCCGAGCCTTTTATGAAAAGATTAGACGGTAGGTCTATCAACGGGCCCGTAAGGCTTGGTAACAGAATATTCATAGGTGATCAGTATTTGGCAGGGCATAACAATGACTTACGTTTGATATTAGCTGGGCTTGGCCATGAAGCGATGGCTAAGTGGGTTGCTGAAATGCATTCGGAGATATCACCAGAAGATGCTCATGAATTGGCAAGGCAAATGGAGGATATTCTTAGGGTAGAGCAAAAGGAGGATGTTGCGAGGAAGAAAACAGGTAATGTTTGGCCAGTGAGAGGTAATGAATTATATATTCGTCAGATTGCTTCTTATCTTGCAATGGTAAATAAAGAAACGGAAAAAAAGTCTTATGAAAAACTTCAAGAAGCTTTTGGCAATCCGAATAATGAATATCTTGTTTATTTGGAAAATGGGGAAGTCGCCGGTTTTATTACTTGTGTTAAGGAAGTATATGGGGATAGAGTTTATTTGAGTGTTTTTGATATTTTGGTTTTTTCAAGATTCAGAGATAAGGGAATTGGCCGAGGCCTTTGGTCTGCAGCAAGAGAGTATGCTCAGAAGATTGGTGCTCAGAAAATTGTAGTGAAGGCAATATTGCCGCAAGCTAAAGGATTTTGGGATCGTATCTTTGAGGAAGAAAGGAAGAACGGTACTCCTTTAGCATATCTTGGATTGGGGGCTATTGTTGAAGTGTATCTTTCAAGAGATTTATGGGAAGAAGAAGCAGGGCGCGATGACAGGAGAGCAATCGAAGGAATTTTTTGGAGCGTAAATAATAGCAGAACGTTTGATGAATTGTATGAATTGGCAAGAAAAGGTGAAGTAGAGCTTGAGAAAACAAAGTTGGGAAGTAATTTGGTAGATATTTTGATCATAGCTCAGGCTTGTCCATTAGATATTGTTGGCCAGCAGGCAGAACTTATTTTGGAGCGGTTATCTTCTAATTCTAAGAAGATTGTCCTGAAAGAGGCAAAAAGAATATTGAATAGTTCAGATTGGTATTCAGATAAAGAGAAAGATGGCAGCAAAAGGGTCGTTAGTTTATTGAGCCAAAAATCAAAAATTATTGAAAGTCCAGAATTGGAAAGAAATGTTGTCCCTGAAGCAAAGCTTATACAGGCTACTAAAAGTTTCGGCGGAATCGATTTTCGTCATCTACCAATAGTTACTCAAGCCATAAGCAGCCTAAGCGTTAACATTGGTAATCCATCCGCAAGCAGGCTTAATGATATAAACCTTAATTCAGAATGGAGGGAAATAGAGAATCTGGTTAATTCAGGCATAGTTCCTTCATCTGACAGGATCAAGGAATACCTCCAGGCTTCCTGTTACAAAGGTAATATTGACAGAGACATTGATAAAGTAATCTCTTGTATTGCGGATATCTTAAGGATGGAAGAAGAGCGGTGCTGTGCCACAGATTCAGGCCTTAAGGATATTCTGGTAGTTATTGATTCAGCAGTTTCGGAGCAGGATTTAAGAGTAGCTTTATTGGGAAAAAGAATTTAA
- a CDS encoding ComEC/Rec2 family competence protein produces the protein MVLGEKRNVPPLINNVMMKTGTVHVLVVSGFNVGIVAFITNLLLKLLRLKRKPRIVFTILFVITYCFMTGASNPVLRATIMAIFFLSGYLIKREPDVYYSLSLAALFILSLNPLQLFDIGFQLSFASVFAIIFLYPRLKKLIRIEKLKFPAGRYIVDNLLVSFSAWIGTAGIILANFRIFSPITVLANIFVVPLATLITLCGFGLIFTQAIGFLNVIPFAPVLELLVNMLLKVNIFLSNLPAAWISF, from the coding sequence ATGGTTTTAGGAGAAAAAAGAAATGTTCCCCCATTGATCAACAATGTTATGATGAAAACCGGCACCGTGCATGTGTTAGTGGTAAGCGGTTTTAATGTAGGAATAGTGGCTTTTATTACGAATTTGCTTTTAAAATTATTAAGGTTGAAGCGAAAGCCAAGGATAGTCTTTACAATCCTTTTTGTTATTACCTATTGTTTTATGACTGGGGCAAGCAATCCGGTCTTAAGGGCGACAATTATGGCGATATTTTTTCTGTCGGGTTATCTTATTAAAAGAGAGCCCGATGTTTATTACTCATTAAGCCTGGCAGCTTTGTTTATCTTATCGCTAAATCCCTTGCAATTATTTGATATCGGCTTTCAATTGTCATTTGCCAGCGTATTCGCGATTATTTTCTTATACCCTAGATTAAAAAAGTTGATCAGGATAGAGAAGCTCAAATTTCCCGCAGGCCGGTATATTGTTGATAACCTGCTTGTTTCGTTTTCTGCCTGGATTGGCACTGCTGGGATTATCCTTGCTAACTTTAGGATATTTTCTCCTATAACTGTCCTGGCAAATATTTTTGTAGTGCCTTTAGCCACATTAATTACTCTGTGCGGATTCGGCCTTATTTTTACACAAGCCATTGGTTTTCTTAATGTTATACCGTTTGCTCCAGTCCTCGAATTGTTGGTAAATATGTTATTGAAAGTCAACATTTTCCTTTCAAACCTGCCTGCAGCATGGATTAGTTTTTAA
- a CDS encoding helix-hairpin-helix domain-containing protein, translated as MFNFTNEERKVVVFLIAVSFLGIGINFLYKIHPASAKILNVNEKICKLDLNKASLNDLLCTKLIRPKLCKEIILFREKNGPFESLESLKLVKGIGDKRYEKLKEIFFVQ; from the coding sequence TTGTTTAATTTTACTAATGAAGAACGCAAGGTGGTTGTTTTTCTTATTGCTGTCTCATTCTTAGGGATAGGAATTAATTTTCTTTATAAGATACATCCGGCTAGTGCGAAGATTCTGAATGTTAATGAGAAGATCTGCAAATTAGATTTAAATAAGGCAAGCTTAAACGACTTACTTTGTACAAAACTAATCCGGCCAAAATTATGCAAAGAAATAATCCTATTTCGGGAAAAGAATGGGCCATTTGAATCTTTAGAAAGCCTGAAATTAGTAAAAGGCATAGGCGATAAGCGTTATGAGAAACTCAAAGAAATATTCTTCGTGCAATGA
- the leuS gene encoding leucine--tRNA ligase — MIYSFKEIEKKWQDLWLKEQIFSAKTETQKPKYYLLEMFPYPSGKIHMGHVRNYTIGDVAARFKRMQGFSVMHPMGFDAFGQPAENAAIKNKTKPDIWTHKCIDDMREELKKMGFSYDWDREVSTCDADYYKWNQWIFLKMFEKGLAYKKKSSVNWCPSCETTLANEEVIEGGCWRCHSKVEQKDLEQWYLKITDYKERLLEDLAQLKEWPERVISMQNNWIGKSSGVEIYFRLKENGKTIPVFTTRVDTIFGATYIVLAPEHPLVKDIIKGKPQEKEALGFIEKVLKESKVVRSSSDVKKEGVFTGSYAINPVNNETIPIWIADYVLMEYGTGAIMAVPTHDQRDFLFAKEHKLSMRVVINPETCNLKPETMNEAYEGDGVQVNSGKFDGLKNEEAKTKIAEWMEKEEIGKIVTHWRLRDWLISRQRYWGTPIPMIYCPKCGVVPVPYEDLPVSLPADAPFTGEGGSPLGKVKEFVEVKCPKCNGGARRETDTMATFFDSSWYFLRFCSPKSNESPFDKNEAKYWMPVDQYIGGIEHAILHLLYSRFFTKFFKDLGMIDFSEPFKKLLTQGMVLKDGEVMSKSRGNIVDPDSIISKYGADTLRLFILFAAPPETELEWEERGTEGANKFLNRVWRIQENLKEKASPELMRILHKTIKKVTEDVQDFKFNTAIAGLMELTNAIYLQGADKEVYKALILMLAPIAPHFCEELWQELGNKESIFKANWPKYDPKMLVEENVTIVIQVCGKLRSKIEVPLEISDDKLKELVLNDAKLAPWIKDKPIRNFIIIPKKLVNIVV, encoded by the coding sequence ATGATTTATTCTTTCAAGGAAATAGAAAAAAAATGGCAGGATTTATGGCTTAAAGAACAAATCTTTAGCGCTAAAACCGAAACACAAAAGCCAAAGTATTATTTATTAGAGATGTTTCCATACCCATCGGGAAAAATCCACATGGGGCATGTGCGTAATTATACGATTGGCGATGTAGCAGCCCGTTTTAAAAGGATGCAAGGTTTTAGTGTCATGCATCCTATGGGTTTTGACGCTTTTGGCCAGCCGGCAGAGAATGCTGCTATAAAGAATAAGACTAAGCCTGATATCTGGACGCATAAATGCATTGATGATATGCGTGAAGAATTAAAAAAGATGGGTTTTTCTTACGATTGGGATAGAGAAGTCTCAACCTGCGACGCGGATTATTATAAGTGGAACCAGTGGATATTCTTAAAAATGTTTGAAAAGGGGTTGGCTTACAAAAAGAAATCCTCGGTTAATTGGTGCCCTTCTTGCGAAACGACACTTGCCAACGAAGAAGTTATTGAAGGCGGATGTTGGAGGTGCCATTCAAAAGTAGAGCAGAAAGACCTGGAACAGTGGTATTTAAAGATTACGGATTACAAAGAAAGGCTTTTGGAAGACTTAGCCCAGTTAAAAGAATGGCCTGAGAGAGTTATTAGTATGCAGAATAATTGGATCGGGAAGAGCTCAGGCGTTGAAATATATTTCCGTTTAAAAGAAAACGGAAAAACAATTCCGGTATTTACTACAAGAGTAGATACGATTTTTGGTGCAACTTACATTGTCTTGGCTCCTGAGCATCCGTTAGTCAAAGATATTATTAAAGGTAAGCCTCAAGAAAAAGAAGCATTAGGTTTTATTGAAAAAGTTCTTAAGGAAAGCAAAGTAGTCCGTTCATCTTCTGATGTTAAGAAAGAAGGTGTGTTTACCGGAAGTTATGCGATAAACCCGGTGAATAATGAAACTATCCCGATCTGGATTGCGGATTACGTTTTAATGGAATATGGGACTGGAGCAATAATGGCTGTCCCGACTCATGATCAGCGCGACTTTTTGTTTGCAAAAGAGCATAAGCTGTCGATGAGAGTAGTTATCAATCCTGAAACCTGCAACCTGAAACCTGAAACCATGAATGAGGCTTATGAAGGCGATGGAGTTCAGGTTAACTCTGGAAAATTTGATGGGTTAAAGAATGAAGAAGCAAAAACAAAGATTGCCGAGTGGATGGAGAAAGAGGAGATTGGAAAGATTGTAACGCATTGGAGGCTGCGTGACTGGCTGATTTCGCGCCAGCGTTATTGGGGGACACCGATTCCTATGATCTATTGCCCAAAGTGCGGAGTTGTCCCGGTGCCCTATGAAGATTTGCCGGTTTCTCTTCCTGCGGATGCGCCTTTTACCGGAGAAGGGGGAAGCCCGCTTGGCAAAGTAAAAGAATTTGTTGAGGTTAAATGCCCTAAATGTAATGGGGGAGCTCGTCGAGAAACCGATACTATGGCAACCTTCTTTGATTCCTCATGGTATTTTTTAAGGTTCTGTTCGCCTAAATCTAACGAATCTCCTTTTGATAAAAATGAAGCGAAATACTGGATGCCGGTTGATCAATATATAGGCGGCATTGAACATGCCATTTTACATTTGTTATATTCCCGGTTTTTTACCAAATTTTTTAAAGATTTAGGAATGATAGATTTCTCCGAGCCGTTTAAGAAACTTTTGACACAAGGAATGGTTTTAAAAGACGGCGAGGTTATGTCTAAGTCGCGGGGGAACATTGTTGACCCGGATTCAATTATCAGTAAATACGGTGCTGATACTTTGCGTTTGTTTATTTTGTTTGCCGCTCCTCCGGAAACAGAGCTTGAATGGGAGGAACGCGGGACTGAGGGAGCAAATAAATTCCTAAACCGTGTCTGGCGCATTCAAGAGAACCTTAAAGAAAAAGCTTCCCCTGAACTTATGCGGATTCTGCATAAAACAATTAAAAAAGTAACAGAAGATGTTCAAGATTTTAAATTCAATACTGCAATCGCGGGTCTAATGGAATTAACTAATGCGATTTATCTTCAAGGCGCAGATAAAGAAGTTTATAAGGCGTTGATTCTTATGCTTGCTCCTATTGCTCCGCATTTCTGCGAAGAGCTTTGGCAAGAGCTGGGTAACAAAGAAAGCATTTTTAAGGCTAATTGGCCAAAATATGACCCTAAGATGTTAGTTGAAGAAAATGTAACTATAGTAATTCAAGTTTGTGGAAAGCTTAGGTCAAAAATCGAGGTTCCTCTGGAGATAAGCGACGACAAACTTAAAGAATTAGTGCTTAATGATGCAAAATTAGCTCCTTGGATTAAAGACAAGCCCATCAGAAATTTCATTATTATCCCCAAAAAGCTCGTCAATATAGTAGTTTAG
- a CDS encoding response regulator gives MGYISKVLIVDDEKDVVEVLSKIIKEAGYDVISAYDGEEALVKVKENNPDVIILDLIMPKLNGFEVLKALRSKDVTKWIPAVIVSAKSDLESIKKSYDLEAELYITKPCAPETLLRGISTLISLIPQRKIKE, from the coding sequence ATGGGCTACATATCCAAAGTTTTAATTGTTGACGATGAAAAGGATGTAGTTGAGGTATTAAGTAAGATTATCAAAGAAGCAGGATATGACGTAATTTCAGCTTACGACGGGGAAGAGGCATTGGTAAAGGTAAAAGAAAATAATCCCGATGTAATTATTCTTGATTTAATTATGCCAAAGTTAAACGGCTTTGAGGTGTTGAAAGCTTTAAGAAGCAAAGATGTAACAAAATGGATCCCCGCAGTTATTGTGAGTGCAAAAAGTGACTTGGAATCAATAAAAAAATCATACGATTTGGAAGCAGAGCTTTATATTACCAAGCCTTGTGCTCCGGAAACTCTTTTACGCGGGATTTCAACATTGATTTCATTAATTCCACAGAGGAAGATTAAAGAATGA
- a CDS encoding deoxyribonuclease IV gives MLLGVHVSGAGKIYEAIARAEELGCNTMQVFSRNPQRWRENQIGQEDVAEFVKRAQNSGIKPIFIHIPYLLNLASPDYVLYRASMKAYVEDMHEASLLKADYIVTHMGSHKQTSEKSGLKRLITALNRILEKTKESSVGILLENTSGSGSWLGYKFSHQKEVIDNLKQKERVGLCLDTAHAYVAGYDISTKNGLEEMLDEIDNLVGLDLVKLIHLNDTPAELGSHRDLHAHIGKGSIGMKGMERIINHPKLKKIPFILETPKDSEHADEMNLKIVRHLRA, from the coding sequence ATGCTTTTAGGAGTACACGTTTCCGGAGCGGGTAAGATTTACGAAGCTATTGCTCGCGCAGAAGAGCTTGGCTGCAATACTATGCAGGTATTCTCCCGTAATCCTCAAAGGTGGCGTGAGAATCAAATTGGGCAGGAAGATGTCGCGGAATTTGTCAAGCGCGCCCAGAATTCAGGGATAAAGCCGATTTTTATCCATATCCCTTATTTGCTTAACCTTGCTTCCCCGGACTACGTGCTTTATCGTGCATCCATGAAGGCCTATGTGGAAGATATGCATGAAGCCTCGCTTTTAAAAGCGGATTATATAGTCACTCATATGGGTAGCCATAAGCAGACATCGGAGAAGTCCGGCTTAAAGAGATTAATTACCGCATTAAACAGGATTTTAGAGAAAACAAAAGAAAGCTCTGTCGGGATATTGCTGGAAAATACTTCCGGGTCAGGTTCCTGGCTTGGCTATAAATTCAGCCATCAAAAAGAAGTTATAGATAACTTAAAGCAAAAAGAACGCGTTGGGCTCTGTCTTGATACAGCTCATGCTTATGTTGCGGGTTATGATATTTCTACAAAAAACGGCTTAGAAGAGATGTTGGATGAAATTGATAATTTAGTTGGGTTAGATCTGGTTAAATTAATTCATCTAAATGATACTCCTGCTGAATTAGGTTCGCATCGCGATCTGCACGCGCACATAGGAAAAGGTTCAATTGGGATGAAAGGGATGGAAAGAATCATTAATCACCCAAAATTAAAAAAGATTCCCTTTATTCTTGAAACTCCGAAAGACAGTGAGCACGCCGACGAAATGAATCTTAAAATTGTAAGACATCTAAGGGCTTAA
- a CDS encoding LAGLIDADG family homing endonuclease encodes MGVQVPSPAFFMNKTKRIQWTHELAYAVGLITTDGNLSPDKRHIQFTTTDHQLAEQFNRCLNINSKIQLTPPSGFGKKSAYRINFSNVKLYRWLEQIGLKPRKTHSLGIIKTPKKYFPDFLRGHLDGDGSIFTYKDKYMNYKRRRYTYSRTYTAFNSSSFKHINWIRNNLRKELNIKGALNSWLKPERTVPLWTLRFAKKDSFKLLRWLYYKPNLSCLSRKREIAEQFLKSIHKNIRI; translated from the coding sequence ATGGGGGTTCAAGTCCCTTCTCCGGCATTTTTTATGAATAAAACTAAGCGCATTCAATGGACGCATGAACTCGCTTACGCTGTTGGCCTCATCACCACTGACGGGAATTTATCCCCAGACAAAAGACATATTCAATTTACAACTACAGACCACCAACTCGCCGAACAGTTCAATAGATGCTTAAACATTAACAGCAAAATCCAATTAACCCCTCCCTCTGGCTTTGGTAAAAAATCTGCATATAGAATTAATTTTAGCAATGTAAAACTATACAGGTGGCTTGAACAAATCGGCTTAAAACCAAGAAAAACACATTCTCTGGGAATAATAAAAACTCCTAAGAAATACTTTCCTGATTTTTTAAGAGGACATTTGGATGGCGATGGTTCAATATTTACCTATAAAGATAAATATATGAACTACAAAAGACGCCGTTATACATACTCGCGCACATATACGGCATTTAATTCTAGTTCTTTTAAACACATCAATTGGATCAGAAATAATTTAAGGAAAGAATTAAATATTAAAGGGGCTTTAAATTCTTGGCTAAAACCGGAAAGAACTGTACCATTGTGGACACTAAGATTTGCTAAAAAAGACTCGTTTAAATTATTACGCTGGCTCTACTATAAACCCAATCTATCATGTTTATCCCGCAAAAGAGAAATTGCTGAACAATTTCTAAAAAGCATTCATAAGAATATTAGAATTTAA
- a CDS encoding arylesterase — MSRKNKILVLVIALLGYCVFGLSACEKKEIKNVSSNGKNIICFGDSITYGYGVTSDEAYPVHLSKMINFSVINAGIDGDTTTEALKRLDSDVLSRNPLLVIIEFGGNDFLRKVSPELTVNNIKQMVERIQEKGAMVAIVDVSAGMLMKEYRPAYFKIAKDNGAIFVPSIMSGIITNPSMKSDFLHPNGNGYKLIAQRILKKISPYLNHRQPSTDIKS; from the coding sequence ATGTCCAGAAAAAATAAAATTCTAGTTTTGGTAATAGCTTTATTAGGTTATTGTGTTTTTGGTTTATCCGCCTGTGAAAAGAAAGAAATCAAGAATGTAAGTTCGAACGGGAAAAACATAATTTGTTTTGGAGATAGTATCACCTATGGATATGGCGTTACTTCAGATGAAGCTTACCCGGTGCATCTTTCCAAGATGATCAATTTCTCAGTGATTAACGCTGGGATTGACGGCGATACGACTACTGAGGCTTTAAAACGGCTTGATTCGGATGTGTTATCAAGGAATCCTTTGTTAGTTATTATTGAGTTTGGTGGGAATGATTTCTTGAGGAAGGTTTCTCCGGAGCTAACTGTAAATAATATAAAGCAGATGGTAGAGAGAATTCAAGAGAAAGGCGCTATGGTTGCGATTGTTGATGTAAGCGCCGGGATGTTAATGAAAGAATACCGTCCTGCTTATTTTAAAATTGCCAAAGATAACGGGGCAATTTTTGTTCCTTCTATCATGAGTGGAATTATTACCAATCCTTCTATGAAAAGCGATTTTCTGCATCCAAACGGCAATGGTTATAAACTTATTGCCCAGCGGATTTTGAAGAAAATATCTCCTTATTTGAACCATCGTCAGCCTTCCACCGATATTAAGTCGTAA